A single window of Zea mays cultivar B73 chromosome 10, Zm-B73-REFERENCE-NAM-5.0, whole genome shotgun sequence DNA harbors:
- the LOC111590308 gene encoding uncharacterized protein has protein sequence MQEALRRQEEYNKQQQEYWAAQFARQQEMMQQIALGQRPDFSAMTMPPPPPIPQFVPTPQFSWPTPAPQVPPGNLLTPGNEDSEDAVASFVDGLLNSGGASGSNQPHPFDQPPPFE, from the exons ATGCAGGAAGCTTTGAGGCGGCAGGAGGAGTATAACAAGCAACAACAAGAGTACTGGGCTGCTCAATTTGCACGACAGCAGGAGATGATGCAG CAAATAGCACTAGGGCAACGTCCAGATTTTTCAGCGATGACTATGCCACCTCCTCCACCTATCCCGCAGTTTGTACCGACTCCACAATTTAGTTGGCCCACACCTGCACCTCAG GTCCCTCCAGGAAACTTGCTAACTCCGGGAAATGAGGACTCTGAAGATGCGGTCGCTTCTTTTGTGGACGGTCTTCTAAACAGCGGAGGAGCTAGCGGATCAAATCAACCCCATCCATTTGATCAACCTCCTCCATTTGAGTAG